A window of the Bombina bombina isolate aBomBom1 chromosome 3, aBomBom1.pri, whole genome shotgun sequence genome harbors these coding sequences:
- the IRS2 gene encoding insulin receptor substrate 2, with the protein MASPPTTGQPVLSGGSSLNHNNNNNNNNSSVKKCGYLRKQKHGHKRFFVLREPGEGCPAARLEYYESEKKWRSKSAAAKRVISLDSCLNINKRADAKNKYLIALYTRDEYFAVAAESEQEQESWYRALTDLLSTGRGERDGTGCTGTGGCCCPGTVSCSSSCSSHLALTEDPNYGLITPANAVYREVWQVNLKPRGLGQMKGMIGVHRLCLSARSISFVRLNSETPSVTLQLMNIRRCGHSDNYFFVEVGRSASTGPGEIWMQVDDSVVAQSIHETILEAMKAMRELVEFRPRSKSQSSSSNPISVPGRRHHLTQLPPSQTGLNRRTRTDLPPSSSSTSIAANITSRLRTASEGDNLSNRAISSSPLSPRTLHAPLSRSHTLSCGRNGKLVPAPGLLQHSRSMSMPVPRSPPSAASPISLSSGSSSGHGSASDPLVPPRPSSCSASVSGSPSDQGFMSLDEFGSSPVELARTYLSCRSITPDSVSSTPPQSGEFNGYMSMERPLPGGCSCLARRLEGSITEKYPRKRTYSLTTPGRQRVAHPQTSSASLDEATLIRATYKGSPSTLSSSPKVTYHPYPEDYADVEIGQNEDDGYMPMTPGASVGSSSDYVPMSPASVSEPQQILQPRTCCVESIEGSHEDSPDGYMRMWCGSKARPVPVHHRISPSEPQTAFTPPDYFFMQPRNSCCCQTHTVAPRKSSHAEVEPYVMMSSPASSSPHGRVTRPSRLALRTLPSMSEHSPESHSPPGGEYIHIYFGETRSQDSLTLPAQPTLPDSVIQSAASSPASSSSSSGPQPSPISDYMNLNFEPPSSKPKVPSSLNVHADYTEMSPRKMPSCPPPSSSPPTVVPTSIDNPGSSVQHLTMLIDQMSGVFNISSPPVDPNRGAKLIRADPQGGRRRHSSETFSSTTQVTPVSPSFAHSPKRHSSASVENVSSLRPGEALEAAECGSPMCRETSAGFQNGLNYIAIELSPENQGLLLLSQASSRGHLPAMGLTGLDIGSYPSIDFLGHRMKGATTVRE; encoded by the coding sequence ATGGCCAGCCCTCCCACTACAGGGCAGCCAGTTCTCTCTGGTGGCTCCAGTTTGAAccacaataacaacaacaacaacaacaacagcagTGTAAAGAAATGTGGCTATCTAAGAAAACAAAAGCATGGCCACAAGCGTTTTTTTGTGCTTCGAGAGCCTGGGGAAGGCTGCCCTGCTGCCCGTCTCGAGTACTACGAAAGCGAAAAGAAGTGGAGGAGTAAGTCTGCAGCAGCCAAGCGGGTGATTTCCCTGGACAGCTGTCTTAACATCAACAAGCGGGCTGATGCCAAAAACAAATACCTAATTGCCCTTTACACTCGAGATGAATATTTTGCTGTGGCAGCAGAGAGTGAGCAGGAACAGGAGAGTTGGTATCGGGCTCTCACTGATTTGCTTAGTACTGGAAGGGGAGAAAGAGATGGTACAGGATGTACAGGTACAGGAGGATGCTGCTGCCCAGGCACTGTCAGCTGTAGCAGTAGTTGCAGCAGTCATCTGGCACTGACTGAGGATCCTAATTATGGACTAATTACCCCAGCAAATGCAGTGTACAGGGAAGTTTGGCAAGTGAACTTGAAACCACGAGGTTTGGGCCAAATGAAAGGTATGATTGGAGTACATCGTCTGTGCCTATCTGCCCGCAGTATTAGTTTTGTGCGGCTAAATAGTGAGACCCCTTCAGTGACTTTACAGTTAATGAATATCAGACGTTGTGGCCATTCTGATAACTATTTCTTTGTGGAGGTAGGCCGTTCAGCCTCCACTGGCCCTGGGGAGATTTGGATGCAAGTTGATGACTCTGTAGTGGCCCAGAGTATTCATGAGACTATTCTGGAAGCCATGAAGGCCATGCGTGAATTGGTAGAATTCAGACCCAGAAGCAAAAGTCAATCTTCTAGCTCTAACCCCATTAGTGTACCAGGCAGACGACATCACCTTACCCAGCTGCCACCCAGTCAGACAGGTTTGAACCGAAGGACCCGCACTGACTTACCTCCATCTTCATCTTCCACAAGCATTGCAGCAAACATAACTTCAAGACTTCGGACGGCTAGTGAGGGCGATAATTTGAGCAACAGGGCCATCTCTAGTAGTCCTTTAAGTCCCCGTACGCTTCATGCACCCCTAAGCCGTTCTCATACCCTGAGCTGTGGACGCAATGGAAAATTAGTTCCAGCTCCAGGGCTTCTTCAACACAGCCGCTCAATGTCAATGCCTGTTCCTCGCTCCCCACCATCAGCAGCCAGCCCTATCAGCTTATCCTCTGGAAGTAGTAGTGGGCATGGCTCTGCTTCAGACCCACTTGTCCCCCCAAGACCATCAAGCTGCAGTGCCTCAGTATCTGGATCACCTAGTGACCAAGGATTTATGTCCTTGGATGAATTTGGATCAAGCCCAGTGGAGCTGGCACGGACATATTTAAGCTGCCGCAGCATCACCCCTGACTCAGTGTCCAGTACACCACCCCAATCTGGAGAGTTTAATGGGTACATGTCCATGGAAAGACCACTTCCAGGTGGTTGTTCATGTTTAGCACGTCGGTTGGAGGGGTCAATTACAGAAAAATACCCCAGGAAGAGAACCTACTCTCTAACTACTCCAGGAAGGCAGAGAGTGGCACATCCACAAACATCTTCTGCGTCCCTTGATGAGGCCACCTTGATACGTGCCACATATAAAGGAAGCCCAAGTACTTTGTCCTCCTCACCAAAGGTGACATACCACCCATATCCTGAGGACTATGCAGATGTTGAGATTGGGCAAAATGAAGATGATGGATACATGCCCATGACACCAGGGGCAAGTGTAGGTTCCTCTTCTGACTATGTGCCTATGAGCCCAGCTAGTGTATCTGAACCTCAACAGATCCTGCAACCACGCACTTGTTGTGTTGAATCCATTGAAGGCTCTCATGAAGATTCCCCAGATGGATACATGCGAATGTGGTGTGGCTCAAAAGCTCGACCAGTACCTGTGCATCACAGAATTTCACCATCAGAGCCCCAAACAGCTTTCACACCTCCAGACTATTTTTTTATGCAACCTAGAAACAGTTGTTGTTGTCAAACTCACACTGTGGCCCCTCGAAAGTCTAGCCATGCCGAGGTTGAGCCCTATGTAATGATGAGCTCCCCAGCTTCATCGTCTCCACATGGCCGAGTAACACGACCCTCCCGTCTTGCCCTTCGTACTCTCCCCAGCATGAGTGAGCATTCCCCAGAATCACACAGTCCACCTGGTGGGGAATATATCCACATCTACTTTGGTGAGACTAGGTCTCAGGATTCTTTGACTTTACCTGCACAGCCAACACTTCCAGATTCAGTTATACAATCTGCTGCAAGCAGTCCAGCTTCATCCTCTTCAAGCTCTGGGCCTCAGCCTTCTCCAATCTCTGATTACATGAACTTAAACTTTGAGCCTCCCTCTTCAAAGCCAAAAGTTCCTTCCTCTTTGAATGTTCATGCAGACTACACAGAAATGAGCCCAAGGAAGATGCCATCTTGTCCTCCCCCTAGTTCATCACCTCCCACAGTTGTTCCTACATCCATAGATAATCCTGGATCTAGTGTGCAGCATCTCACAATGCTTATTGATCAGATGTCTGGAGTATTCAACATTTCCAGCCCACCTGTAGACCCTAACCGGGGTGCCAAGCTTATACGAGCAGACCCACAGGGAGGTCGCCGTCGCCACAGTTCAGAGACCTTTTCATCCACAACTCAAGTAACCCCAGTATCTCCTTCTTTTGCGCACAGTCCCAAGAGACACAGCTCTGCCTCTGTAGAGAATGTGTCATCCCTACGGCCTGGAGAAGCTCTGGAGGCTGCAGAATGTGGCAGTCCCATGTGTCGAGAGACTTCAGCTGGTTTCCAGAATGGTCTTAATTACATTGCCATTGAGCTGTCACCTGAAAATCAGGGCCTCCTGCTGCTATCTCAAGCCTCTTCTAGAGGACATCTACCTGCTATGGGCCTCACTGGTCTAGATATTGGGTCATATCCCAGCATTGACTTTCTGGGACATAGGATGAAGGGTGCCACCACAGTTAGAG